The following are from one region of the Paenibacillus protaetiae genome:
- a CDS encoding YhcN/YlaJ family sporulation lipoprotein: MKKYCGALVLSAALILTTTGCATHKDYTTKSNHQQVRTIDNNGTMGTRSYNLNGTRARTLNEYNNSYGTGRTYSGSNGYNHTGSNYGANAYNKDVSQKIAKHVSSIRGVNKATVVVYNKDVIVGIDTKHGTNATKLKQDVKRAVEHVQPGYKAHVTTDTGLNTRIRSLDSNFTGTGRDIAPLDGHPVRNFANDVGVLINDIGRTITAPFR; this comes from the coding sequence ATGAAAAAATATTGTGGAGCTCTTGTACTGTCCGCTGCGCTTATTCTGACAACAACGGGATGCGCAACTCATAAGGACTATACGACGAAGTCAAATCATCAGCAAGTCCGTACGATTGACAATAATGGCACGATGGGAACCCGTTCCTACAATTTGAACGGAACGAGAGCACGAACACTTAATGAATACAACAACAGCTACGGCACCGGCCGCACCTATTCTGGGTCTAACGGATACAATCACACCGGCAGCAATTACGGCGCTAATGCTTACAACAAAGATGTTTCGCAAAAAATTGCAAAGCATGTATCATCTATCCGCGGTGTCAATAAAGCGACAGTTGTTGTATACAACAAAGACGTTATTGTGGGGATCGACACCAAACACGGCACTAACGCAACCAAGCTGAAACAGGATGTGAAACGTGCGGTTGAACATGTGCAGCCGGGTTATAAAGCGCATGTCACCACGGACACCGGCTTGAATACGCGTATCCGCAGCCTGGATTCGAATTTTACCGGCACCGGCCGTGATATTGCGCCGCTTGACGGGCATCCGGTCCGCAACTTTGCCAATGATGTAGGCGTTCTTATCAATGATATCGGCCGGACGATTACCGCTCCGTTCCGATAA
- a CDS encoding opine metallophore biosynthesis dehydrogenase produces the protein MNEPNEPVFNRVLVIGAGAAGLHAAADLAAGGWCTRIGLLNRDGERARRLEAALHTSEMVIEVHYEPGKIAQPPKRVKLDQYHIGYEAVEDRWDTIVLAIPSDEYKAAIKALPLHRMNGLRTIMLLSPGIGSCLLVRSAAGMQRDRLQIISLSTYYAASRLHPDPARPETVIVKGVKKKVTAGAVGPGHIPLKRLQAFIESLKLECAIADHALDAEARSITTYVHPAFFIHTFSLQEIFYSGGTGLLNPCINYFRKVRLCRSRFAIWCFCGRK, from the coding sequence ATGAATGAACCGAATGAACCGGTTTTCAACCGTGTGCTCGTTATTGGGGCCGGGGCTGCCGGCCTTCATGCAGCAGCGGATTTGGCTGCCGGCGGCTGGTGTACCCGGATCGGCTTGCTGAACCGGGACGGAGAACGGGCAAGGCGGCTGGAAGCCGCCCTGCATACATCCGAGATGGTGATTGAAGTTCACTATGAACCCGGCAAGATTGCACAACCGCCGAAACGGGTAAAGCTGGACCAATATCATATCGGCTATGAAGCGGTTGAGGATAGATGGGACACGATTGTGCTTGCGATCCCAAGCGACGAATATAAAGCGGCGATAAAAGCGTTGCCTTTGCACCGCATGAACGGCTTGAGAACGATTATGCTTTTATCGCCGGGTATCGGCTCCTGCCTGCTTGTAAGAAGCGCCGCCGGCATGCAGCGTGACCGCCTGCAAATCATCAGTTTATCGACTTATTACGCTGCATCGCGGCTTCACCCGGATCCCGCCCGGCCGGAGACGGTTATTGTCAAAGGGGTCAAAAAAAAAGTGACGGCCGGAGCTGTAGGCCCGGGCCATATTCCGCTCAAGCGGCTCCAGGCTTTTATCGAAAGCTTGAAGCTCGAATGCGCAATAGCGGACCATGCGCTGGATGCGGAAGCAAGAAGCATTACGACGTACGTACATCCCGCGTTTTTTATCCATACGTTTTCCTTGCAAGAAATTTTTTATTCCGGGGGAACCGGTCTCTTAAATCCATGTATAAATTATTTCCGGAAGGTCCGATTATGCCGGAGTCGATTCGCCATATGGTGCTTTTGTGGAAGGAAATAA
- a CDS encoding glycine--tRNA ligase: MGEVTMDQITAIAKSRGFIFAGSDIYGGLANTWDYGPLGVELKNNIKRAWWKSFIQKSPYNVGLDAAILMNPQAWVASGHVGNFSDPMIDCKACKARHRADKIIEEALGGRGIELIVDGLSFDQMMELIREHRIECPSCGAFDYTDIRQFNLMFKTYQGVTEESSSQIYLRPETAQGIFVNFKNVQRTMRKKLPFGIGQIGKSFRNEITPGNFTFRTREFEQMELEFFCKPGEDLEWFRYWRSFCRDWLLAYGMNEESIRLRDHSEEELSHYSSATTDIEFRFPFGWGELWGIADRTDYDLKQHMHHSGEDFHVLDPDTNERYVPYCIEPSLGADRVALAFLIDAFEEETLESGETRHVFHFHPALAPYKAAVLPLSKKLAEGAERIFQELSRHYMVDYDEAGSIGKRYRRHDEIGTPFCITYDFDSETDGQVTVRERDSMAQQRMPIEQVRSFLEQRINGTDAN, encoded by the coding sequence ATGGGCGAAGTAACGATGGATCAAATTACAGCAATTGCAAAAAGCAGAGGGTTTATATTTGCCGGTTCCGACATATATGGCGGCCTGGCCAACACTTGGGACTACGGCCCGTTGGGCGTTGAGCTTAAAAACAACATAAAACGGGCATGGTGGAAGTCGTTTATTCAGAAGTCCCCTTATAACGTTGGACTGGACGCCGCTATTCTGATGAATCCGCAGGCTTGGGTTGCTTCAGGGCATGTCGGCAACTTCAGCGATCCGATGATCGACTGCAAAGCATGCAAGGCGCGTCACCGCGCAGATAAAATTATCGAGGAGGCGTTAGGCGGCCGCGGCATAGAGTTGATCGTTGACGGGTTATCATTTGATCAAATGATGGAGCTTATCCGAGAGCACCGTATCGAATGTCCTTCTTGCGGCGCCTTTGATTACACGGATATCCGGCAGTTTAATCTCATGTTCAAGACGTATCAGGGAGTCACGGAAGAAAGCTCCAGCCAAATTTATTTGCGTCCGGAGACGGCGCAAGGGATCTTCGTCAACTTCAAAAACGTGCAGCGTACAATGCGCAAAAAACTTCCGTTCGGCATCGGCCAAATCGGCAAAAGCTTCCGCAACGAAATTACGCCGGGCAACTTTACGTTCCGCACGCGCGAGTTCGAGCAGATGGAGCTTGAATTTTTTTGCAAGCCGGGCGAAGATTTGGAATGGTTCCGGTATTGGCGGAGCTTTTGCCGGGACTGGCTTCTGGCATACGGGATGAACGAGGAAAGCATCCGGCTGCGCGACCATTCTGAAGAAGAGCTGTCGCATTACAGCAGCGCGACGACCGACATTGAATTCCGCTTCCCGTTCGGATGGGGCGAGCTGTGGGGCATCGCCGACCGCACCGATTACGACCTGAAGCAGCACATGCACCATTCGGGCGAGGATTTCCATGTCCTTGATCCGGATACGAATGAGCGGTATGTCCCATATTGCATCGAACCGTCGCTTGGCGCCGATCGGGTTGCGCTTGCTTTTCTGATAGATGCATTTGAGGAGGAAACGCTGGAAAGCGGAGAGACGCGGCATGTGTTTCATTTTCACCCTGCGCTGGCCCCGTACAAAGCGGCGGTGCTGCCCTTATCGAAAAAGCTGGCGGAAGGCGCGGAGCGTATTTTTCAAGAGTTGTCGCGGCATTATATGGTAGATTACGATGAGGCGGGATCTATCGGCAAACGATACCGCAGGCATGACGAAATCGGCACCCCCTTCTGTATCACTTACGATTTCGACAGCGAAACGGACGGTCAGGTGACGGTAAGAGAACGGGATTCGATGGCGCAGCAGCGCATGCCGATCGAGCAGGTTCGGAGCTTTTTGGAGCAGCGGATTAACGGAACCGATGCTAACTAA
- a CDS encoding acyl-CoA synthetase: MNFQEWIAPEQYNIVSEVERHNSDKTALKWLDEQGRTEEISYSELLKQVSRLAGGLGSLGLAKGDRVLIMVPRTIEAYIIYLACFKLGLVIIPSSEMLRSKDLAYRFAHSGARAVVAWAGGAQEVDAIQEELPELQFRIDASGQASGSGWISLSSIMEGQPDHMDTVQTHRDDMAVLAYTSGTTGNPKGVVHSHGWGYAHLKITSSWLGIRESDLVWATAAPGWQKWIWTPFLSVLGNGAAGFVYNGPFKAERYLELIQTNRIQVMCCTPTEYRIMAKLETLGQYDLSSLRSTVSAGEPLNQSVINTFRDLFSITIRDGYGQTESTLLIGNLIDSAIKIGAMGKSIAPGLVEIIDEDGRPLPAGEVGSIAVHGDMPALFRSYYKDPERKASNMIGSYFITGDRASKDEDGFFWFEGRGDDIIISSGYTIGPFEVEEALQRHDAVKECAAVASPDEIRGHVVKAFIVLKDGVTGTPELVKELQDHVKACTAPYKYPRKIEFVTDLPKTSSGKIRRVELRRLEHEAAQQ, translated from the coding sequence GTGAACTTTCAGGAATGGATTGCACCCGAACAATACAATATCGTGTCTGAAGTAGAACGGCACAATTCGGACAAAACCGCATTGAAATGGCTGGATGAGCAAGGCCGCACCGAAGAAATCAGCTATTCGGAGCTGCTGAAGCAGGTAAGCCGGCTTGCCGGCGGATTGGGCAGCCTGGGCCTGGCCAAAGGCGACCGCGTGCTGATTATGGTACCGCGCACGATTGAAGCCTATATCATTTATTTAGCATGTTTCAAGCTGGGGCTGGTTATCATCCCTTCATCCGAAATGCTGCGGTCCAAAGATCTCGCTTACCGCTTCGCCCACTCCGGCGCCCGTGCCGTTGTGGCTTGGGCAGGCGGCGCGCAGGAAGTGGACGCGATTCAAGAAGAGCTCCCGGAGCTGCAGTTCCGCATAGACGCAAGCGGCCAAGCTTCCGGCAGCGGCTGGATCTCTTTAAGCTCGATCATGGAAGGCCAGCCCGACCATATGGATACGGTGCAGACACACCGGGATGATATGGCCGTACTCGCTTATACATCCGGCACTACCGGCAATCCGAAAGGTGTCGTGCACAGCCACGGCTGGGGATATGCGCATTTGAAAATCACTTCTTCCTGGCTGGGCATTCGCGAATCCGATCTGGTATGGGCAACGGCTGCACCAGGCTGGCAAAAGTGGATTTGGACGCCGTTTCTATCCGTGCTGGGCAACGGCGCTGCCGGTTTTGTTTATAACGGACCGTTCAAAGCGGAGCGTTATTTGGAGCTTATCCAAACAAACCGGATCCAGGTCATGTGCTGTACGCCTACCGAATATCGCATTATGGCCAAGCTGGAGACGCTCGGCCAATACGATTTGTCGTCGCTGCGGAGTACGGTTTCTGCAGGCGAACCATTAAACCAATCGGTCATCAACACCTTCCGGGACCTGTTCTCCATCACCATTCGGGACGGCTATGGACAGACGGAAAGCACGCTGCTGATCGGCAACCTGATCGACTCCGCGATCAAGATCGGAGCCATGGGCAAATCAATAGCGCCCGGGCTGGTTGAAATTATTGATGAAGACGGACGGCCGCTTCCCGCAGGCGAAGTAGGGAGCATTGCCGTACACGGCGATATGCCTGCCTTGTTCCGTTCCTATTACAAAGATCCGGAACGCAAGGCGAGCAACATGATCGGCTCTTATTTCATTACCGGCGACCGCGCCAGCAAGGATGAAGACGGGTTCTTCTGGTTTGAGGGGCGCGGGGACGATATTATTATCAGCTCCGGTTATACAATCGGCCCGTTTGAGGTGGAGGAAGCGCTGCAGCGGCATGATGCGGTCAAAGAATGTGCGGCTGTCGCAAGCCCGGACGAGATCCGCGGCCATGTCGTCAAAGCATTCATCGTGCTGAAGGACGGCGTAACAGGAACGCCGGAGCTGGTCAAAGAGCTGCAGGACCACGTGAAAGCATGCACGGCTCCTTATAAGTATCCGCGCAAAATCGAATTCGTCACCGATCTGCCGAAAACAAGCTCGGGCAAAATCCGCAGAGTCGAGCTGCGCAGGCTGGAACATGAAGCCGCGCAGCAATAA
- a CDS encoding DUF402 domain-containing protein, with amino-acid sequence MTVTYIKSLKYGNVPHYEWETELLEQGDGYVFVLGQYGRKLRHHTKQAVFTINNWAIEFFSSSHWFTVSADIVDGRIHQYYCNINQPAVIQGNGISFVDLDLDLICRDGKWSVVDEDEFIAHIAEFGYPQQLVDRTRQELAALQERIASGQFPFDGTIERLAGQIQYSR; translated from the coding sequence GTGACGGTTACTTATATCAAGTCGTTGAAATACGGCAATGTTCCCCACTATGAGTGGGAAACGGAGCTGCTGGAGCAAGGAGACGGCTATGTCTTTGTCCTGGGTCAATACGGGCGCAAGCTGCGGCACCATACGAAACAAGCGGTCTTCACGATAAATAACTGGGCGATTGAGTTTTTTTCAAGCAGCCATTGGTTTACCGTTAGTGCGGATATCGTTGACGGACGCATTCATCAATATTATTGCAATATTAATCAGCCTGCAGTTATCCAAGGAAACGGCATTTCCTTTGTGGATCTGGATCTGGACCTTATTTGCCGCGACGGCAAGTGGAGTGTCGTGGACGAAGACGAGTTTATCGCACATATTGCCGAGTTTGGTTATCCGCAGCAGCTTGTGGACCGGACTAGGCAAGAGCTGGCTGCGCTTCAGGAACGCATTGCGAGCGGGCAGTTTCCATTCGACGGAACGATTGAGCGACTTGCCGGGCAAATTCAATACAGCCGTTAA
- a CDS encoding alpha/beta-type small acid-soluble spore protein, translated as MARGRSSNQLLVPEARAVLEQMKYEVATELGIQLPNDGYYGYMTTRDMGLIGGNITRRLVQIAEQQLGIRI; from the coding sequence ATGGCAAGAGGACGTTCTTCTAACCAGCTGCTAGTACCGGAAGCGCGGGCTGTACTGGAACAAATGAAATATGAAGTTGCAACGGAACTGGGCATCCAGCTTCCGAACGATGGTTACTATGGCTATATGACAACAAGAGATATGGGACTGATCGGGGGCAATATTACGAGGCGCCTGGTACAAATTGCTGAACAGCAGCTTGGCATCCGGATCTGA
- a CDS encoding DMT family transporter, giving the protein MLTKKQTVLYLLFLILMWGVNWPLSKYALTYTPPVLFAGLRTLIGGVLLIGIALPRWRLLRLKQNGLIYLISSLLSIVFYYGFQTIGLNYMPAGIFSAIVFLQPVLLGLFAWLWLGERMNGLKLLGLLLGFLGVAAMSVGGFENGLSIIGIVLALASALTWAFGTVYIKRVAAKVDMLWMTASQITIGGIIMLGYGSLTESWSAIEWSASFMTDTLFISVFVIALGWLVYFKLIGSGEAAVVGSFTFLIPVVSITCSVLFMNEHVTANLLAGLVLIVFSIVLVNYKQKQRKQRQASLQ; this is encoded by the coding sequence ATGCTGACGAAAAAACAAACGGTTCTATATTTGTTATTCCTCATTTTGATGTGGGGAGTCAATTGGCCGCTTTCCAAATATGCATTAACCTATACGCCGCCCGTTCTATTCGCCGGCTTGCGCACGTTAATCGGCGGGGTGCTGCTGATCGGCATTGCGCTTCCGCGCTGGAGGCTGCTCCGGCTGAAGCAAAACGGGCTGATTTATTTGATTTCTTCCCTATTAAGCATCGTGTTTTATTACGGCTTCCAGACGATTGGGCTTAATTATATGCCGGCCGGTATTTTTTCTGCGATTGTGTTTTTACAGCCGGTATTGCTTGGCTTGTTTGCCTGGCTGTGGCTTGGCGAACGGATGAACGGCCTGAAGCTGCTTGGCCTGCTGCTTGGTTTTTTGGGGGTTGCGGCGATGAGCGTCGGCGGATTCGAAAACGGCTTGTCGATCATCGGCATTGTGCTTGCGCTTGCTTCGGCGTTAACTTGGGCGTTTGGCACCGTATATATTAAACGTGTGGCGGCGAAGGTCGACATGCTGTGGATGACGGCGAGCCAAATTACGATTGGCGGCATTATTATGCTTGGATACGGAAGCTTGACGGAAAGCTGGTCCGCGATTGAATGGAGCGCTTCATTTATGACCGACACACTGTTTATTTCCGTATTCGTCATCGCACTCGGCTGGCTGGTTTATTTCAAGCTGATCGGCTCGGGGGAAGCGGCCGTAGTTGGATCTTTCACCTTCCTGATCCCGGTCGTGTCTATTACTTGCAGCGTTTTGTTTATGAATGAGCATGTCACGGCCAATCTGCTTGCGGGACTTGTACTGATCGTATTCAGCATTGTGCTGGTCAACTATAAGCAGAAGCAGCGGAAACAGCGGCAAGCCAGCTTGCAATAG
- a CDS encoding opine metallophore biosynthesis dehydrogenase — translation MPESIRHMVLLWKEISGLLRSLGAEPVNLLKFLNDDNYPVREESLTREELERFPEMEQIKQEYLLYVRYASILIDPYSEPDENGRYYDFSAFPYERAACDLQGRWTVPRVPYEDYCRIKLLTELARLTGDPMETANKLAALFENQLSRFVEEKGAANVHERYAAAPAVAEDAASIWAELQALRTLLNG, via the coding sequence ATGCCGGAGTCGATTCGCCATATGGTGCTTTTGTGGAAGGAAATAAGCGGGCTGCTTCGCTCGCTCGGCGCAGAGCCGGTCAATTTGCTGAAGTTTTTAAATGACGATAATTATCCGGTTCGCGAAGAAAGCCTGACCAGAGAAGAGCTTGAACGTTTTCCGGAAATGGAGCAAATTAAGCAGGAGTATCTGCTGTACGTCCGTTATGCTTCTATATTAATTGACCCGTATTCTGAACCGGACGAAAACGGCCGCTATTACGACTTTTCCGCTTTTCCTTATGAACGTGCAGCATGCGATTTACAAGGGCGGTGGACGGTGCCGAGGGTGCCGTATGAAGATTATTGCCGGATAAAGCTGCTAACTGAACTCGCCCGGCTTACGGGCGATCCGATGGAGACGGCGAACAAGCTGGCTGCCTTATTCGAGAATCAGCTGTCCCGGTTTGTAGAGGAAAAAGGTGCTGCGAATGTTCATGAGCGCTATGCAGCTGCGCCGGCTGTGGCGGAGGATGCTGCGAGCATCTGGGCGGAGCTTCAGGCGCTGCGCACGCTTCTAAATGGTTGA
- a CDS encoding MOSC domain-containing protein yields MQAIGKLAELSRYPVKSMAGERLEESALVPTGVYGDRTRALVDETKQGWDRYVTGRNIPQLLGYKARILDKDGARAIPQVKIEAPDGTLLDWGEELLERVQPLFKRKITLFTCDEHDDLLAVDAGQVLIVTDLALRKLEGLLGKPVDMRRFRANMTIVLEGSPFQQEQELIGERLRIGGAELTVTEPCDRCSMITLDPDSQVRDVSILKAVNEGLGLHFGIYATVVQPGTVRVGDDVFWMNKQID; encoded by the coding sequence ATGCAAGCGATAGGCAAGCTGGCGGAACTGAGCCGTTATCCGGTGAAATCAATGGCAGGAGAAAGGCTGGAGGAATCGGCGCTCGTTCCGACCGGCGTGTACGGCGACAGAACCCGTGCACTCGTGGACGAAACCAAACAAGGCTGGGACCGCTACGTGACGGGAAGGAATATCCCGCAGTTGCTCGGCTATAAAGCGAGGATATTGGACAAAGACGGCGCCAGGGCGATTCCGCAGGTCAAAATCGAAGCGCCGGACGGTACGCTGCTGGACTGGGGCGAGGAGCTGCTGGAACGCGTGCAGCCGCTGTTCAAACGTAAAATAACGTTATTTACATGCGATGAGCATGACGATCTGCTCGCTGTAGATGCCGGGCAGGTGCTGATCGTCACGGACCTTGCGCTGCGTAAGCTGGAAGGGCTATTGGGCAAACCTGTCGACATGCGCCGCTTCCGCGCTAATATGACGATTGTGCTGGAAGGAAGCCCGTTCCAGCAGGAGCAGGAACTGATCGGCGAGCGGCTGCGGATCGGCGGAGCTGAGCTTACTGTAACGGAGCCTTGCGACCGCTGCTCGATGATTACGCTGGATCCGGATTCGCAAGTGCGGGATGTAAGCATTTTGAAGGCGGTGAATGAAGGGCTGGGGCTGCATTTTGGCATTTATGCAACCGTGGTGCAGCCCGGCACAGTACGGGTAGGCGACGATGTGTTTTGGATGAATAAACAAATTGATTAA
- a CDS encoding DNA alkylation repair protein has translation MAEPLKDMYTKTFLQNFGKLIRTAYPPFDTAGFIAGVMDETWDSLELKARIRRIAVQLGSFLPAAYEEALPILFQIDGQCEGFPYLFFPDFVEVSGQGDEHWPLSMQALERFTSKSSAEFAVRSFLLRDPERMMKQMLEWAGHPDEHVRRLASEGCRPRLPWGQSLPVFKRDPAPIMPILERLKADPSLYVRKSVANNLNDIAKDHPELVLETAKRWIGNDPHTDWIVRHGCRTMIRKANPEVLELFGYADDGDGQSGLAEEAEITAVPSEIAIGGQGELNYRIRIRPGAPAKVRVEYGIAFRKARGQVSTKLFLLSDKTVEGGAVLSGSRTHRWADLTTRKHYAGEHRIALLLNGKEVASSCVQLREE, from the coding sequence ATGGCGGAGCCTTTAAAAGATATGTATACCAAGACGTTTCTGCAAAACTTTGGCAAGCTGATACGAACAGCTTATCCGCCGTTTGATACCGCCGGCTTTATTGCAGGCGTCATGGATGAAACCTGGGACAGCCTTGAGTTGAAGGCACGTATTCGGCGCATCGCCGTTCAGCTGGGGAGCTTCCTGCCGGCAGCCTATGAAGAGGCATTGCCTATTTTGTTTCAGATTGACGGGCAATGCGAAGGATTTCCTTATTTGTTTTTTCCTGATTTTGTTGAGGTATCCGGGCAAGGGGACGAACATTGGCCGTTATCCATGCAGGCGCTGGAGCGGTTTACGTCCAAGTCGTCGGCTGAATTTGCCGTCCGCTCGTTCCTGCTTCGGGATCCGGAACGGATGATGAAGCAAATGCTGGAGTGGGCCGGGCATCCGGACGAGCATGTGCGCCGTCTGGCAAGCGAAGGATGCCGTCCGCGCCTGCCATGGGGACAATCGCTGCCGGTATTTAAACGAGATCCGGCGCCGATTATGCCCATACTTGAGAGGCTGAAGGCCGATCCGTCGCTTTATGTACGGAAAAGCGTCGCCAACAACTTAAACGACATTGCCAAGGATCACCCGGAACTCGTCCTGGAAACGGCAAAGCGCTGGATCGGAAATGATCCGCATACAGACTGGATTGTGCGGCATGGCTGCCGGACGATGATCCGCAAAGCAAACCCGGAAGTGTTAGAGCTGTTTGGCTACGCCGATGACGGAGACGGCCAATCCGGCTTGGCGGAAGAAGCGGAGATTACCGCGGTTCCTTCCGAGATCGCCATAGGCGGGCAAGGCGAGCTGAATTACCGCATCCGAATCCGGCCGGGCGCTCCGGCGAAGGTTCGCGTGGAGTACGGCATCGCGTTCAGGAAAGCGAGAGGGCAGGTGTCGACGAAGCTGTTCCTGCTATCGGACAAGACGGTTGAAGGCGGCGCGGTCCTATCCGGTTCCCGGACGCACCGGTGGGCGGATTTGACGACCCGGAAGCATTATGCGGGAGAGCACCGGATAGCGCTTTTGCTGAACGGAAAGGAAGTCGCGTCTTCATGTGTGCAGCTGCGGGAGGAGTAA
- a CDS encoding DUF4395 domain-containing protein encodes MTQEPASTVPQVPSVPMPLVRFNNWVTLALLAISWITQQPWIAAIPLVTCGLGAAIGWNPVIWIAKQNFKRPPSSYVSEEKAQLRFNQTLCTGMLLVAIISAAAGWTAGFYIFTILPALANIGALAGFCVGCFIRFRWNQYRHAKKRADA; translated from the coding sequence ATGACTCAAGAACCTGCATCGACCGTACCGCAGGTCCCATCCGTTCCGATGCCGCTGGTCCGGTTCAATAACTGGGTTACGCTTGCCCTGCTGGCCATCAGCTGGATTACGCAGCAGCCTTGGATTGCGGCGATCCCGCTTGTGACTTGCGGACTTGGAGCCGCAATCGGCTGGAATCCGGTCATTTGGATTGCCAAGCAAAACTTTAAGCGCCCGCCTTCCTCTTACGTATCGGAGGAAAAAGCGCAGCTTCGCTTTAATCAGACGCTTTGCACCGGGATGCTTCTTGTGGCAATCATTAGCGCGGCAGCAGGCTGGACGGCTGGCTTTTATATTTTTACGATTTTGCCTGCACTGGCGAATATCGGCGCATTGGCCGGTTTTTGCGTAGGCTGCTTTATCCGCTTCCGCTGGAATCAATACCGCCATGCGAAAAAACGGGCAGATGCATAA
- a CDS encoding methylenetetrahydrofolate reductase, translating into MKMLKEKILNRQAGIVTYGITPPKSAYSPEKIMEISQKQYERLKDLDIDGLILYDVQDEADRTDEERPFPYLNTLEPTHYCKTYLSQWQVPKIIYRCVGNNSEQELEDWLRQDAEEDRFSVFVGTSSSKQQTTIKLPDAYDMSRKLNDRLMLGGVVIPERHMKKNDEHIRITEKVNGGCRFFVSQATFNVEASKNMLSDYYYHCLENRLEMVPILFNLAPCGSQKTLEFMKWLGISIPKWLENDLLNSNDILDKSVSLSLKIFEELFEFGLEKGIPIGCSIESVSTRKVEIEASVQLVKDIKSIIDRKLGVYSAV; encoded by the coding sequence ATGAAGATGCTGAAGGAGAAAATTTTAAATAGACAAGCCGGTATCGTGACTTATGGCATTACGCCGCCCAAATCGGCCTATTCCCCCGAAAAGATTATGGAGATTTCACAAAAGCAATACGAGCGGCTGAAGGATCTCGATATCGACGGGCTGATTTTGTACGATGTCCAGGACGAAGCGGACAGAACGGATGAAGAGAGGCCGTTCCCTTACTTGAATACGCTGGAGCCAACTCATTATTGCAAAACGTACTTGAGCCAATGGCAAGTGCCCAAAATTATTTACCGCTGCGTCGGCAATAATTCGGAACAGGAACTGGAAGACTGGCTGCGGCAGGACGCGGAGGAAGACCGGTTCTCGGTTTTCGTCGGCACTTCTTCCAGCAAGCAGCAAACAACGATCAAGCTGCCTGACGCCTATGACATGAGCCGGAAGCTCAACGACAGGCTTATGCTGGGCGGCGTCGTAATTCCGGAGCGCCATATGAAAAAAAATGATGAGCATATCCGGATTACCGAAAAAGTAAACGGCGGCTGCCGTTTTTTTGTATCGCAGGCTACCTTTAATGTCGAGGCGTCAAAAAACATGCTGTCCGACTATTATTACCACTGCTTGGAGAACCGGCTGGAGATGGTGCCGATCTTGTTCAACCTCGCGCCGTGCGGCTCGCAAAAAACACTCGAATTTATGAAGTGGCTTGGCATCAGCATTCCGAAATGGCTTGAAAACGATTTGTTGAATTCCAACGATATATTGGATAAATCCGTTTCGCTGTCGCTCAAAATTTTCGAAGAGCTGTTTGAATTTGGCTTGGAGAAAGGCATTCCGATCGGCTGCAGCATCGAAAGCGTTTCGACCCGCAAGGTTGAAATCGAAGCGTCCGTGCAGCTGGTGAAAGATATCAAATCAATCATTGACCGGAAGCTTGGCGTTTATTCCGCTGTATAA